The Gemmatimonadaceae bacterium genome includes a window with the following:
- a CDS encoding radical SAM protein: MTTSSEHRDHAPPTRRVLRVLAEPVRAESRALLAANWALLPPELRTSQQMLGRQGNGCGATIGAMPRCGFACRGCYLGEAANRIPAEPVEAIMAQMRALRPVLGPDGNLQLTDGEVTLRPPHEVVQLLQYAHSLELVPMLMTHGDSFRRRPGLLERYLREGRLAEVSIHVDTTQRGRVGAAYRHATDEASLNPLRDEFVALLSAAQAATGRSLRAATTMTVTRENLGGVPDVLRWLVGGQPVFRMISFQPIAQVGRTEDGFGGGVSADVLWQQVALTLTHGDAAAADALLRSQVWFGHPACNRILHGLVAQRDGAAPVFHAARPAEGDPQAETVVAFFARFGGVSFKTDTRRTALARAVGMALRAPRFVLGRLPGYVRHWLDRLDAGHPMRALRDLLAGRLRVQPLVIVSHHFMSADELQTPDGQVRLAHCVFQVPVNGVLTSMCQVNALGGRDAYYAGLAHAGDAVGAG, from the coding sequence ATGACGACATCCTCCGAACACCGCGACCACGCTCCGCCGACACGGCGCGTCCTCCGAGTCCTGGCCGAGCCCGTGCGGGCGGAGTCGCGCGCCCTGCTGGCCGCGAACTGGGCGCTGCTGCCGCCGGAGTTGCGCACATCGCAACAGATGCTCGGACGTCAGGGTAACGGCTGCGGTGCCACGATCGGGGCCATGCCGCGGTGTGGCTTTGCGTGCCGCGGGTGCTACCTCGGCGAGGCCGCCAATCGCATCCCGGCCGAGCCGGTGGAGGCGATCATGGCGCAGATGCGCGCGCTTCGGCCCGTCCTCGGCCCCGATGGCAACCTGCAGCTCACCGATGGCGAGGTCACGCTGCGACCGCCGCACGAGGTGGTGCAGCTGCTGCAGTACGCGCACTCGCTGGAGCTGGTGCCGATGCTGATGACGCACGGGGACTCGTTCCGGCGTCGTCCCGGGTTGCTGGAGCGGTACCTGCGCGAGGGGCGGCTGGCGGAGGTGAGCATTCACGTGGACACCACGCAGCGCGGGCGCGTGGGTGCGGCGTACCGGCACGCGACGGATGAGGCGTCGCTCAATCCGCTGCGCGACGAGTTCGTGGCGCTGCTGTCGGCGGCCCAGGCGGCAACCGGCCGCAGCCTGCGTGCGGCAACGACGATGACGGTCACGCGTGAAAACCTCGGTGGCGTGCCCGACGTCCTGCGCTGGCTGGTGGGTGGGCAGCCGGTGTTCCGCATGATCAGCTTCCAGCCCATCGCGCAGGTGGGGCGCACCGAGGACGGGTTCGGTGGCGGGGTGAGTGCGGACGTGCTCTGGCAGCAGGTGGCGCTGACGCTCACGCACGGCGATGCCGCGGCGGCGGATGCGCTCCTGCGGTCGCAGGTGTGGTTCGGGCATCCGGCATGTAACCGGATCCTGCACGGGCTGGTGGCGCAGCGCGACGGAGCGGCCCCGGTGTTCCATGCGGCGCGTCCGGCCGAGGGTGACCCGCAGGCGGAAACCGTTGTGGCGTTCTTCGCGCGGTTCGGTGGGGTGAGCTTCAAGACCGACACGCGGCGGACGGCGCTTGCGCGCGCCGTGGGCATGGCGCTGCGGGCGCCGCGGTTCGTGCTGGGCCGGTTGCCGGGCTACGTGCGCCACTGGCTGGATCGGCTGGATGCGGGGCATCCCATGCGGGCGCTGCGCGACCTGCTGGCCGGCCGCCTGCGGGTGCAGCCGCTGGTGATCGTCAGTCACCACTTCATGAGTGCGGATGAGCTGCAGACGCCGGATGGGCAGGTGCGCCTGGCACACTGTGTCTTCCAGGTGCCGGTGAACGGGGTGCTGACGTCGATGTGCCAGGTGAACGCGCTGGGGGGGCGGGATGCGTACTACGCGGGGCTGGCGCACGCTGGCGATGCCGTTGGAGCGGGCTAG
- a CDS encoding DMT family protein — translation MSPLLRFVLLLGCSNVFMTFAWYAHLKNLADKPWYVAALVSWGIALFEYLLQVPANRTGATVLSLGQLKIVQEVITLTVFVPFAVYYMKQPLRLDYLWAALCILGAVYFVFRGA, via the coding sequence ATGTCACCGCTCCTGCGCTTCGTCCTGCTCCTCGGCTGCTCCAACGTCTTCATGACGTTCGCCTGGTACGCCCACCTGAAGAACCTCGCCGACAAGCCGTGGTACGTGGCCGCGCTGGTGAGCTGGGGCATCGCGCTCTTCGAATACCTGCTCCAGGTCCCGGCCAACCGCACCGGCGCGACGGTGCTCTCGCTGGGGCAGCTCAAGATCGTGCAGGAGGTGATCACGCTGACGGTGTTCGTGCCGTTCGCGGTGTACTACATGAAGCAGCCGCTCCGGCTGGACTACCTGTGGGCGGCGTTGTGCATCCTGGGCGCGGTGTACTTCGTGTTTCGTGGTGCGTGA
- a CDS encoding NAD(P)-dependent oxidoreductase, with amino-acid sequence MRPPATPAALDDTLSTPPAALVRALAAIDGSLVVLGAGGKMGPSLTRMARRALDLADGAHRRREVYAVSRWSDAHAAAQLACAGVQVITADLTDRVAVGRLPLVPNVIFMAGQKFGSGNDPVQTWEMNAVVPAWCCEHYAGARQVIFSTGNVYPLTPAAGHGAAETTTPGPVGEYAMSCLARERIAGALGDRHRSPVALLRLNYACALTYGVLTDLAVKVRDGLPVDVTMGAVNVIWQGDANAIALRLLAHCDTPAVPVNVTGAETLRVRDLATALGARLGREPVLTGTEAPDALLSDARALASRLEGDLHLMPLDTLLDWTADWVRERRPLLGKATKFEVRDGRF; translated from the coding sequence ATGCGCCCCCCCGCAACCCCCGCCGCGCTCGACGACACCCTGAGCACCCCGCCTGCGGCACTCGTCCGCGCCCTGGCGGCAATCGACGGCTCCCTGGTCGTCCTCGGTGCCGGTGGCAAGATGGGCCCGTCGCTCACACGCATGGCCCGCCGCGCGCTCGACCTCGCGGATGGCGCACATCGTCGTCGCGAGGTCTACGCCGTCTCGCGCTGGTCGGATGCACACGCGGCGGCACAGCTGGCCTGCGCCGGTGTGCAGGTCATCACGGCGGACCTCACGGACCGTGTCGCCGTCGGCCGGTTGCCGCTGGTGCCGAACGTGATCTTCATGGCCGGACAGAAGTTCGGCAGCGGCAACGATCCCGTGCAGACATGGGAGATGAATGCCGTGGTCCCGGCCTGGTGCTGCGAGCACTACGCCGGTGCACGACAGGTGATCTTCTCCACCGGCAACGTCTATCCGCTCACGCCCGCGGCGGGCCACGGCGCCGCCGAGACCACCACCCCCGGACCGGTGGGTGAGTACGCGATGAGTTGCCTCGCCCGTGAGCGCATCGCGGGTGCACTCGGTGACCGGCACCGCTCCCCCGTCGCGCTGCTGCGGCTGAACTATGCCTGTGCCCTCACCTACGGCGTGCTCACCGACCTCGCGGTGAAGGTGCGCGACGGACTGCCGGTGGACGTCACGATGGGCGCGGTGAACGTGATCTGGCAGGGCGACGCCAACGCCATCGCGCTCCGTCTCCTGGCGCACTGCGACACCCCCGCCGTGCCCGTCAACGTCACCGGCGCCGAAACCCTCCGCGTCCGCGACCTCGCCACCGCACTCGGTGCACGGCTCGGCCGCGAGCCTGTCCTCACCGGCACCGAGGCGCCCGACGCGCTGCTCTCCGATGCCCGTGCGCTGGCGTCACGCCTCGAAGGTGATCTCCACCTCATGCCGCTCGACACACTCCTCGACTGGACCGCCGACTGGGTGCGCGAACGCCGGCCGCTGCTCGGCAAGGCGACGAAGTTCGAGGTCCGTGACGGGCGCTTCTAG
- a CDS encoding PEP-CTERM sorting domain-containing protein — translation MLRRVLPALAAACVLATPGVAQLSVQSYTMRNGGTGSAAYWDAGYSTGSSQTVSNALLQGGVGKLTDGVIATDRWDVVSNSAGTGQYVGWYIGSNPATVPVITTFFSQSYLFTRLRLWVDHAAGYGGVEPPLSVIVGGTANAAWTDMTGGFSFTVTPPVGSAPFLIDLDLTSLNLSGTSLTFQVTHKASAWVMMSEMAVNGSALSVVPEPATVTLELVGLAMLGVAWRQKKRRTM, via the coding sequence ATGCTTCGTCGAGTTCTTCCTGCGCTTGCCGCCGCGTGCGTGCTGGCGACGCCGGGCGTCGCGCAACTCTCCGTGCAGTCCTACACGATGCGCAACGGCGGCACTGGCAGCGCAGCCTACTGGGATGCGGGCTATTCCACCGGCAGCAGCCAGACCGTGAGCAACGCCTTGCTGCAGGGTGGGGTGGGCAAGCTGACGGACGGTGTCATCGCGACGGACCGCTGGGATGTGGTGTCCAACTCTGCCGGCACCGGGCAGTATGTGGGGTGGTACATCGGGTCGAATCCCGCCACGGTGCCAGTCATCACGACCTTCTTCAGCCAGAGCTACCTGTTCACGCGGCTCCGCCTGTGGGTGGACCATGCGGCGGGGTACGGCGGCGTCGAGCCGCCCCTGAGTGTGATCGTCGGCGGCACGGCGAACGCGGCGTGGACGGACATGACGGGCGGCTTCTCGTTCACGGTCACTCCACCTGTGGGCTCGGCGCCGTTCCTGATCGACCTCGACCTGACTTCGCTGAACCTGAGCGGGACCTCACTGACGTTCCAGGTGACGCACAAGGCGAGCGCCTGGGTGATGATGAGCGAAATGGCCGTGAATGGCAGCGCGTTGAGCGTGGTGCCCGAGCCGGCGACGGTCACGCTGGAGCTGGTGGGACTGGCGATGCTGGGCGTCGCGTGGCGGCAGAAGAAGCGACGCACGATGTGA
- a CDS encoding CHASE2 domain-containing protein, which yields MTTSHDSASAGAGWRARLTSLRWTNIVACAGLVVLSGTSKGIPILEPWSNAALDAAVRRATPAETGRVAVVLIRARSRVDAQFGYPTRAERLFELVRAVDSAGPEVIGVDILTHDPGQYRSYNDPATSAPTVWVWIADTRDTLLMPLAPIGGKGLLHGELGLSHTVRESDGVLRRYTPYERAGNETYASFARAIVRTGCAERARSGTTDEDRRRCRFALPDSTADLVAVGTAVHDSMAIDAWSLLLAFSNRATDPAAWDSISKRLRGHIVLIGGADSDDVHATASGTSAGVLLQSQLVTAELGRSFFRLPRPWVSYALKFLLAGVIMLLYAVVSPGSAMLGVCAIAAATFWYAGLPRANGGYWVNVVPLLVGVVLELLLESHFGHAINHWLQRIGSAVTGR from the coding sequence ATGACGACGAGTCACGACAGTGCGTCGGCCGGTGCCGGCTGGCGTGCGCGCCTCACCTCGCTCCGGTGGACGAACATCGTCGCCTGCGCAGGCCTCGTAGTGCTGTCCGGTACCAGCAAGGGCATTCCTATCCTCGAACCCTGGTCGAACGCAGCGCTCGATGCTGCCGTCCGTCGTGCAACACCCGCAGAGACCGGCCGGGTTGCCGTCGTGCTGATCCGTGCTCGAAGCCGGGTCGACGCGCAGTTCGGATACCCGACGCGTGCCGAAAGGCTGTTCGAACTGGTACGTGCCGTGGATTCGGCGGGCCCAGAGGTGATCGGCGTCGACATCCTGACGCACGACCCCGGCCAATACAGGTCCTACAACGACCCGGCAACGTCGGCACCGACGGTTTGGGTCTGGATCGCTGACACGCGTGACACCTTGCTCATGCCCCTTGCGCCGATCGGTGGAAAGGGGCTCCTGCACGGCGAACTGGGGTTGTCACATACCGTCCGCGAGAGTGACGGCGTGCTACGCCGATACACGCCGTACGAACGGGCTGGGAACGAGACGTACGCAAGCTTTGCGCGGGCGATCGTGCGAACCGGCTGCGCGGAGCGCGCGCGCTCCGGCACCACGGACGAGGACAGGCGACGGTGCCGCTTCGCCCTTCCCGACAGCACTGCTGACCTCGTGGCAGTTGGCACCGCCGTGCACGACAGCATGGCCATCGACGCGTGGTCGCTGCTATTGGCGTTCTCGAATCGCGCGACCGATCCTGCGGCCTGGGATTCGATCTCGAAGCGGCTCCGCGGTCACATCGTCCTGATCGGTGGCGCGGATTCCGATGACGTCCATGCGACGGCCTCGGGGACGTCCGCCGGCGTCCTTCTTCAGTCGCAGCTTGTCACTGCAGAGCTTGGAAGATCGTTCTTCAGGCTGCCACGACCCTGGGTGTCGTATGCACTCAAGTTCCTGCTGGCCGGCGTCATCATGCTGTTGTACGCAGTCGTCTCGCCTGGGAGCGCAATGCTCGGAGTCTGCGCGATTGCCGCGGCCACCTTCTGGTACGCAGGCCTGCCACGCGCCAACGGCGGATACTGGGTGAACGTGGTGCCCTTGCTGGTGGGCGTGGTACTCGAACTGCTGCTCGAGTCTCACTTCGGGCATGCGATCAATCACTGGCTCCAGCGAATCGGAAGCGCCGTGACTGGTCGGTGA
- a CDS encoding CHAT domain-containing protein — protein MEAIDQMLANDVHLLFLHSAANDRRNGTPLERWIDSSLARCERLGCGTAVELPLNPINRVRFEVLTRTCLQPVRLMTSACRQLLDRGSGSASTMSLGVRAAHRLLTTGMFGTANAAEPRGILRQYSLRLAPAPAVTRAQLWQRAALMSDENRDDFAHFRDLLAGALGEAGAPSAVVGQARGAMEVEELGMSLATQALKRRAAQADSQGLNIVVPPGSTAERVLAARGLTIDQIRMLEQTIAMFDAMSFRWIRWMFTDAGAVGARRPADARGAERGADEGTLTDTNSVIVRQMIYPVAAKLTRLSAELMNVALLRAMSRDAAIELLEFQTALFMRYILVRCGREAACVTGLSEIVRSSKGMLAIAYGTALPASRTMLMELTPEEEEEGVRVTRQILRRLSSGGKIDSATVAPFGTFYQGVMRKQGSRKDANLHLEGTALTDRDAFIDIFRASPLEKGQRRSVFAIISVGSKQLGFVELGTEAELSAQVDRWRQAASTRDSAVWAQATASAAAAIWGRLKSQIPATVTRILVAPDSRLLHANLPLLAAAAGITQDVGVVPSFAHLVSRQRSDATPNKARGFLLTGLQFGSGQRFAPITFRPSVAQVLAGARTPVDSAWGGSAEWASVSRDLQKSTIGILVTHGGVPIGDDDALSAYVTRSTIALSNANVDSAARVNAAQFAQLDLRRTPLMMLIACRLGDGEILDGQGVLGFPLALTAAGAQASVVSLWPADNGAATELFVEAFVEAAVSRRLHFQQALREAQEAVKAQYPAPTSWAGWTVVGNPFGRLP, from the coding sequence ATGGAGGCCATCGATCAGATGCTCGCCAACGACGTGCACCTGCTGTTCCTGCACAGCGCGGCGAACGACCGTCGCAACGGCACACCGCTCGAGCGCTGGATCGACTCCTCGCTTGCGCGCTGCGAGCGACTCGGCTGCGGCACTGCCGTCGAGCTGCCGCTGAATCCGATCAACCGGGTTCGCTTTGAGGTGCTGACACGCACGTGCCTTCAGCCCGTTCGTCTCATGACCTCCGCGTGCCGTCAGCTGCTGGATCGCGGATCGGGCAGCGCATCCACCATGTCACTCGGTGTCCGGGCCGCGCACCGCCTTCTGACGACGGGCATGTTCGGCACTGCGAATGCCGCCGAGCCGCGTGGCATCCTGCGCCAGTACTCGCTCCGCCTCGCACCGGCCCCCGCCGTCACGCGGGCGCAGCTCTGGCAGCGCGCCGCACTCATGTCCGATGAGAACCGGGACGACTTCGCGCACTTCCGGGACCTGCTTGCCGGCGCGCTCGGGGAGGCCGGTGCTCCCAGTGCCGTCGTCGGGCAGGCCCGCGGCGCGATGGAGGTCGAGGAGCTGGGAATGTCGCTGGCGACGCAGGCACTGAAGCGCCGGGCAGCGCAGGCAGATTCACAGGGACTGAACATCGTGGTGCCCCCGGGCAGCACCGCCGAGCGCGTGCTGGCGGCCCGGGGCCTGACCATCGACCAGATCCGGATGCTGGAACAGACGATCGCGATGTTCGACGCGATGTCCTTCCGCTGGATCCGCTGGATGTTCACCGACGCGGGTGCGGTCGGAGCCCGGAGACCCGCAGACGCACGTGGCGCAGAGCGCGGGGCGGATGAGGGGACGCTGACTGACACGAACAGTGTCATCGTGCGCCAGATGATCTACCCGGTCGCGGCAAAGCTGACACGCCTCTCCGCGGAGCTGATGAACGTGGCATTGCTGCGCGCCATGTCCCGCGATGCCGCGATCGAGCTGTTGGAGTTCCAGACCGCGCTCTTCATGCGATACATCCTCGTGCGCTGCGGGCGCGAGGCGGCCTGTGTCACCGGCCTGTCCGAAATCGTGCGGTCGAGCAAGGGCATGCTGGCGATCGCCTACGGCACGGCGCTGCCGGCCTCGCGGACGATGCTCATGGAGCTCACGCCCGAGGAGGAGGAAGAGGGTGTCCGAGTGACCAGGCAGATCCTCAGGCGACTCTCCTCCGGCGGCAAGATCGATTCTGCCACCGTTGCGCCATTCGGCACGTTCTATCAGGGCGTCATGAGAAAGCAGGGTTCGCGGAAGGACGCGAACCTGCATCTCGAAGGCACGGCCCTGACAGACCGGGACGCCTTCATCGACATCTTCCGTGCGTCGCCCCTCGAGAAGGGCCAGCGGCGTTCCGTTTTCGCGATCATCTCCGTCGGCTCGAAACAGTTAGGGTTCGTCGAGCTCGGCACCGAGGCAGAGCTGTCAGCGCAGGTGGACCGCTGGCGCCAGGCTGCGAGCACGCGCGACAGCGCCGTGTGGGCGCAGGCAACTGCCTCGGCTGCCGCCGCGATCTGGGGCAGGCTCAAGTCGCAGATTCCCGCCACCGTGACGCGGATCCTGGTTGCCCCGGACAGCCGACTGCTGCACGCGAACCTCCCTTTGCTGGCTGCGGCGGCGGGCATCACCCAGGACGTCGGAGTCGTCCCGTCGTTCGCGCACCTCGTGTCGCGGCAGCGATCGGATGCGACGCCGAACAAGGCGCGCGGGTTCCTGCTCACTGGGCTGCAGTTCGGGAGTGGTCAGCGGTTCGCCCCGATCACCTTCCGGCCGTCGGTCGCGCAAGTACTCGCGGGCGCGCGTACCCCCGTGGATTCCGCGTGGGGTGGAAGTGCAGAGTGGGCCAGCGTGTCCCGCGACCTGCAGAAGAGCACGATCGGCATCCTCGTCACGCACGGCGGCGTGCCGATCGGGGACGATGATGCGCTCAGCGCCTACGTCACCCGTTCCACCATCGCGCTGTCCAACGCCAATGTGGACTCGGCGGCCCGGGTCAACGCGGCACAGTTCGCGCAGCTCGACCTTCGCCGCACCCCGCTGATGATGCTGATCGCCTGCCGGCTCGGCGACGGCGAGATTCTCGACGGCCAGGGTGTGCTTGGGTTCCCGCTCGCCCTCACTGCCGCCGGGGCGCAGGCGAGTGTCGTCTCCCTGTGGCCCGCCGACAACGGCGCCGCCACGGAGCTGTTCGTCGAGGCGTTCGTGGAGGCGGCCGTCTCCAGGCGCCTCCACTTCCAGCAGGCGTTGCGTGAGGCGCAGGAGGCAGTGAAGGCACAATACCCGGCGCCGACATCGTGGGCCGGGTGGACGGTGGTGGGGAATCCGTTCGGACGCCTGCCATGA